A single Anatilimnocola floriformis DNA region contains:
- a CDS encoding nucleotide pyrophosphohydrolase, whose product MPDVTTPIQHLKDTMRRFVDERDWRQFHAPKNLSMSLAIEAAELMEHFQWIDVAESRQVKDDPAKLTAIGEELADVLCYACALANELGLDISDIVERKMLKNAAKYPAQEFRGRYGKDDQRPTSAS is encoded by the coding sequence ATGCCCGACGTCACGACGCCGATTCAGCATCTCAAGGACACCATGCGTAGGTTCGTCGACGAGCGTGACTGGCGGCAGTTTCATGCGCCGAAGAATCTCAGCATGTCGCTGGCGATTGAAGCCGCGGAGCTGATGGAGCATTTCCAGTGGATCGACGTGGCCGAGTCGCGCCAAGTAAAAGATGACCCCGCCAAGCTCACCGCGATCGGCGAAGAATTGGCCGATGTGCTCTGCTATGCCTGCGCGCTGGCCAATGAACTGGGGCTGGATATCAGCGATATCGTGGAACGCAAAATGCTGAAAAACGCCGCGAAATACCCCGCCCAGGAGTTTCGCGGTCGGTATGGTAAAGATGACCAGCGGCCGACTTCCGCGTCGTAA
- a CDS encoding cyanophycinase, which translates to MTNLLNRAGLVVVLLIRAISGSESRAQDLLGMPTPIDAQQPGSVVLHGGGAITGDVFNRFVELAGGRNARIVFIPCAGFRREAYDTDEEFLAALNSRYSSWPALVKQGWARSFQFLYTDDPADADDVAFCKPLETATAVWFSGGWQSRLNYRFVGNYPQQTRFQKLLRNVLERGGVVGGTSAGMAAVPEVITMWDERETADAPATARAAHGLGLLTKAIVEQHFDAKSGRLERFTGLLRNNAQLDELTGRRGAGEQMIGLAVEERTALVARGNQLQVLGSGSAHVFVKSRLGRTTSWTELTPGETAWLTRNARNATNIVYEEVAVAR; encoded by the coding sequence GTGACGAACCTGCTAAATCGTGCTGGGCTGGTCGTGGTGTTGTTGATTCGCGCAATCAGTGGCTCGGAGTCGCGAGCGCAGGATTTGCTCGGCATGCCCACGCCGATTGATGCGCAGCAGCCGGGATCCGTCGTGCTGCACGGTGGTGGTGCGATCACCGGCGATGTGTTCAACCGTTTTGTGGAACTCGCCGGCGGCCGGAATGCGCGGATCGTGTTCATTCCCTGCGCAGGCTTCCGACGCGAAGCCTACGACACAGACGAAGAGTTTCTCGCCGCGCTCAATAGTCGCTACAGCTCCTGGCCGGCGCTCGTTAAGCAAGGCTGGGCGAGGAGTTTTCAGTTTCTCTATACCGACGATCCAGCGGATGCGGACGACGTGGCGTTTTGCAAACCGCTGGAAACGGCGACAGCGGTGTGGTTCTCTGGCGGGTGGCAGTCGCGGCTGAACTATCGGTTTGTCGGCAACTATCCGCAGCAAACGCGGTTTCAAAAGTTGTTGCGCAATGTACTCGAGCGCGGCGGCGTGGTCGGCGGCACTTCGGCAGGAATGGCAGCGGTTCCTGAAGTCATCACGATGTGGGATGAGCGCGAAACAGCCGACGCGCCCGCTACCGCCCGCGCGGCCCACGGGCTAGGACTGCTGACGAAAGCGATCGTGGAACAACACTTCGACGCCAAGTCGGGTCGTCTGGAGCGATTCACTGGTCTGCTGCGAAACAACGCGCAGCTCGATGAACTCACGGGCCGTCGTGGCGCTGGCGAACAAATGATCGGCCTCGCCGTGGAAGAACGAACCGCGCTCGTAGCCCGCGGCAATCAGTTGCAAGTTCTGGGCTCCGGCTCGGCGCACGTGTTTGTGAAATCACGTCTAGGTCGCACCACCAGCTGGACTGAATTGACACCAGGTGAAACGGCCTGGCTGACGCGCAATGCTCGCAATGCGACGAATATTGTGTATGAGGAAGTGGCCGTCGCGCGCTAG
- a CDS encoding phospholipid scramblase family protein yields MHPVLNRNLFFVKEHAGMFKAASNYDILDPSTNQIIMNCREERLGFITKMLRFTKHKNKTPFDIQIRTPDGTPVLSVKRGVTFFLSKVDVLNETQQRVGGFQQKLFSIGGAFTVLGSNDQPVCELKGKWTGWEFTFMSGNTELAKVSKKWAGLGKELFTSADNYILQISDQVPFDNPVRMLIVGAVMCIDLVLKE; encoded by the coding sequence ATGCATCCAGTGCTCAACCGCAATTTGTTTTTCGTCAAGGAACATGCCGGCATGTTCAAAGCGGCCAGCAACTATGACATCCTTGATCCGAGCACAAACCAGATCATCATGAACTGCCGCGAAGAGCGGCTGGGCTTCATCACCAAGATGCTCCGGTTCACCAAGCACAAAAACAAAACGCCGTTCGACATTCAGATTCGCACGCCCGACGGCACGCCGGTGTTGTCGGTCAAGCGCGGTGTGACCTTCTTTCTGTCGAAGGTCGACGTGCTCAACGAAACGCAGCAGCGCGTGGGTGGCTTTCAGCAAAAGCTGTTTTCGATCGGCGGCGCCTTCACTGTGCTCGGCAGCAATGATCAGCCGGTGTGCGAACTAAAGGGCAAATGGACCGGTTGGGAGTTCACCTTCATGTCGGGCAACACCGAACTGGCCAAGGTCAGCAAGAAGTGGGCTGGCCTCGGCAAGGAACTCTTCACGAGCGCAGACAACTACATTCTGCAAATCTCCGACCAGGTGCCGTTTGATAATCCGGTCCGGATGTTGATCGTCGGTGCGGTGATGTGCATCGACCTGGTTTTGAAGGAATAA
- a CDS encoding L-lactate dehydrogenase translates to MPLKVGVVGCGFVGSTAAYAMVQQGVGREIVLVDMKRERSLAEAQDISHAIPFSRPLKVRAGEYSDLQGCRVVVIAAGVGQKPGETRLQLLERNANVFRAVVPAVVQAAPDAVLLIATNPVDIMTHIAAHFAAQLGVPRHRVLGSGTTLDTARFRTLLSDHFGVDSHHVHGYVIGEHGDSEVLTWSQATIGGMHLADFARLRGIPYDEAWRQQVDQGVRRAAYTIIEGKGATYYGIGAALARIVDVILHDQRAILTVSTFVNEFPGVTPATFALPHLVGGDGVLGCIPLQLSDEESTALQRSAQIIADATESVIKHI, encoded by the coding sequence ATGCCGTTGAAAGTTGGAGTCGTAGGCTGCGGTTTTGTAGGCTCGACCGCTGCCTATGCGATGGTGCAGCAAGGCGTCGGCCGCGAGATTGTCTTGGTCGATATGAAGCGCGAGCGCTCACTCGCCGAGGCACAGGACATTTCGCATGCGATTCCTTTTTCGCGTCCGCTCAAAGTGCGGGCGGGAGAATATAGCGACCTGCAAGGCTGCCGCGTGGTGGTGATTGCCGCCGGCGTGGGACAAAAGCCGGGCGAGACTCGCCTGCAACTGCTCGAGCGAAACGCCAATGTCTTTCGGGCCGTGGTGCCCGCCGTGGTGCAAGCGGCTCCGGATGCTGTGCTGCTGATTGCCACGAATCCGGTCGACATCATGACCCACATCGCGGCCCACTTTGCCGCTCAACTGGGCGTGCCGCGCCATCGCGTGCTGGGGAGCGGCACGACGCTCGATACCGCCCGCTTTCGCACGCTGCTGAGTGATCATTTCGGCGTCGATTCGCACCACGTGCATGGCTACGTGATCGGCGAGCATGGCGACTCCGAGGTTCTCACCTGGTCGCAAGCGACCATCGGCGGCATGCATCTCGCAGACTTCGCGCGGCTGCGCGGAATTCCGTACGACGAAGCCTGGCGGCAGCAAGTCGATCAAGGCGTGCGCCGCGCGGCATACACGATCATCGAAGGCAAAGGGGCGACGTACTACGGTATCGGCGCAGCGCTGGCGCGGATCGTCGATGTCATCCTGCACGACCAGCGGGCCATTTTGACGGTCAGTACTTTCGTCAACGAGTTCCCCGGCGTGACACCAGCGACGTTCGCGCTGCCACATCTCGTCGGCGGCGATGGCGTGCTCGGGTGCATTCCATTGCAACTGAGCGATGAGGAATCGACCGCGTTGCAACGTTCGGCCCAGATCATCGCCGACGCGACAGAGTCGGTGATCAAGCACATTTGA
- a CDS encoding GlcG/HbpS family heme-binding protein: MNCKVAGLIIAICCLAAPVLAEEALVTRERVRLNLAGAELIVAAAKTQAASMKLNVNIAIVDDGGHLLAFARMDNARPASAGTALTKAVAAATTRVATGPVRRGDAEPDLLLNLSLQNAAAAGGTKMTSLLGGVPIVVDGQVIGAVGVGGGTGEQDAEVAKAGIDKLLTELARQKQ, from the coding sequence ATGAACTGCAAAGTGGCTGGCTTGATCATAGCGATCTGCTGTTTGGCCGCACCGGTTTTGGCCGAAGAGGCGTTGGTGACGCGCGAGCGGGTCAGGCTGAATCTCGCGGGCGCGGAACTGATCGTCGCGGCGGCCAAAACTCAGGCGGCGAGCATGAAGCTCAATGTGAACATCGCCATCGTCGATGACGGTGGTCACCTGCTGGCCTTTGCTCGCATGGACAACGCTCGACCTGCGAGCGCGGGCACAGCCCTCACCAAAGCCGTGGCTGCAGCGACCACGCGCGTCGCCACTGGCCCGGTTCGTCGCGGCGATGCCGAGCCCGATTTGCTGCTGAACTTGAGCCTGCAAAATGCCGCAGCGGCCGGCGGCACGAAAATGACGAGCCTGCTCGGAGGGGTGCCGATCGTGGTCGATGGCCAGGTGATCGGTGCGGTCGGAGTGGGAGGTGGCACGGGCGAACAAGATGCCGAAGTGGCCAAGGCGGGAATCGACAAACTACTCACCGAACTGGCGCGACAAAAACAATAA